One Aegilops tauschii subsp. strangulata cultivar AL8/78 chromosome 7, Aet v6.0, whole genome shotgun sequence genomic window carries:
- the LOC109733746 gene encoding uncharacterized protein: protein MINIISSARGLPFHKQIKQTASMANDLETGGTVNGSGKPRTVSKLYEFKEQLLLLSTLVATVTYVAGLNLPGGSWEQDDPGGHMAGDPILRDTHYRRYLAFYYCNATALAASLVVSLILIILEEKHIVWTVVLRMVMMLDLLSLMGAYGAGSCRDTFTTIFAVVVFSFLVLIIIFGFFYLWLHRHDKFPSNSNSNSNRPIAPPGLNSTSKSRFFLSVRLIQKQRSVVKSFVDAKKEEKEKIDVLMLLATFAVTITYVAGLSPPGGFWSSTEDGHRLSDPVLQARGRYRAFFVCNTTSFAVSLLIIVLLLEKKLLKKQLSEKFTVRFTVPYVLIAVALLGLMVAYAAGSCREADNTIFVLTLTAAVPVCVCLQLVVVACTNCWEGLATKCGDVLGWFKRRVNTPRGTSTSTDIELHLQNTRYLVMLLATLVVTITYQAGLDPPGGLWLDSRDGHTIGHPVLQTTHPTRYQVFFYSNSAAFVTSLVVIMMLQSKYLLTRHTLEATLVLDLFGLITAYGAGSTRDVNASFYIIALAGIVLVYVVVHITIRDHDPEPAGGDAAVKVLDDKRKVLLLVAILAATLTYQAGLTPPGGFWLADDQGLGRRAGFPVLLDNYPPRYHAFFYCNAASFMASVTLILLLINPKLYRPGIRCYALYVCMLVGMFGLMGAYAAGSSRHLKTSIILLTLVAAVSTFIALLVAIFWYIYRYRKKAAAAVEAAVTMATTASAAITTAAAAATRAAEAATTETTTTTAIIAARLTAGATTTSTVAPTTETTTTTAIIAARLIAGATTTSTVAPTTETTTTAARLTAAATTTTPQAAQTTATSSNSSSSKEKERLEYLMLLGILGASMTYQTGLKPPGGLWQDNMNGHYAGNPILHDTNKHRYNAFFYGNSTSFMASIVVVVMLLPLTFHEHDLSLWPMHSAILLDMLSLLVAYAAGSTREWETSRNVMLLVIPVLLYIAVYVTASVFYNREGPVEPPTQTPASTARVTATPHQEAN from the exons ATGATAAATATAATTAGTTCAGCCAGAGGCCTTCCATTTCATAAGCAAATTAAGCAAACGGCTTCCATGGCCAACGACCTTGAAACTGGAGGCACTGTCAATGGCAGCGGCAAGCCTCGTACAGTTTCAAAGCTGTATGAGTTCAAGGAGCAGCTCCTGCTGCTGTCGACTCTGGTCGCAACGGTGACATACGTCGCCGGGCTGAACCTGCCTGGGGGATCCTGGGAGCAGGATGACCCGGGAGGTCACATGGCTGGCGATCCGATCCTCCGGGACACCCACTACCGCCGTTACCTCGCCTTCTACTACTGCAACGCCACCGCGCTCGCCGCGTCGCTCGTGGTCTCCCTCATCCTCATCATCCTGGAGGAGAAGCACATTGTCTGGACAGTGGTGCTGCGGATGGTCATGATGCTCGACCTACTCAGCCTCATGGGTGCCTACGGCGCTGGGAGCTGCCGGGATACATTCACAACCATCTTCGCGGTGGTAGTCTTCTCCTTTTTGGTATTGATTATCATCTTTGgtttcttctacctctggctccaTCGTCATGATAAGTTCCCCTCCAACTCCAACTCCAATTCCAATCGTCCCATCGCGCCCCCTGGCTTGAACTCCACCTCCAAGTCCAGGTTCTTCCTCAGCGTGAGGCTAATCCAGAAACAGAGGAGTGTGGTGAAGTCATTCGTCGACGCCAAGAAGGAAGAGAAGGAGAAGATTGATGTGTTGATGTTACTCGCAACTTTTGCTGTCACCATCACATACGTAGCTGGGCTGAGCCCGCCTGGTGGGTTCTGGAGCAGCACCGAGGACGGACACCGTTTGAGCGACCCGGTGTTGCAAGCTCGTGGCCGGTACCGTGCCTTCTTTGTTTGCAACACCACTTCGTTCGCCGTGTCCCTTCTCATCATCGTGTTGCTCTTGGAGAAGAAGCTGCTGAAGAAGCAGCTGAGCGAAAAATTCACGGTGCGATTCACAGTGCCTTATGTGTTGATCGCCGTCGCTCTGTTGGGCCTTATGGTAGCCTATGCTGCGGGGAGCTGCAGGGAGGCTGACAATACCATCTTTGTCCTTACCCTCACCGCTGCGGTTCCTGTCTGTGTGTGCCTCCAACTGGTGGTTGTTGCTTGCACAAATTGTTGGGAAGGACTCGCGACCAAGTGTGGTGATGTCTTAGGATGGTTCAAGAGACGGGTCAACACTCCTCGAG GCACCTCCACAAGCACGGACATCGAGCTACACCTTCAAAACACTCGCTATCTTGTTATGCTCCTTGCTACTCTTGTGGTGACCATCACTTACCAAGCAGGACTCGATCCACCTGGTGGCCTTTGGCTAGACAGCCGGGATGGGCATACAATCGGCCACCCCGTACTCCAAACAACACATCCTACTCGGTATCAAGTGTTCTTCTACAGCAACTCAGCAGCTTTTGTCACATCATTGGTTGTCATCATGATGCTCCAGAGCAAGTATCTGCTCACGCGGCACACACTAGAAGCAACCCTAGTACTGGACCTATTCGGTCTCATTACTGCCTATGGCGCCGGGAGCACTAGGGATGTAAACGCATCCTTCTACATCATTGCCTTGGCGGGCATTGtccttgtctatgttgttgtccATATCACCATAAGAGACCATGACCCTGAGCCAGCAGGTGGTGATGCTGCAGTAAAGGTTCTCGATGACAAGCGTAAGGTGTTGCTACTGGTTGCTATCTTGGCTGCTACCCTGACGTACCAAGCTGGTCTCACTCCTCCAGGTGGCTTCTGGTTAGCGGATGACCAAGGGCTTGGTCGTCGTGCGGGCTTCCCAGTCCTCCTTGACAATTACCCTCCTCGTTACCATGCATTCTTCTATTGCAATGCGGCGAGTTTCATGGCATCCGTAACACTCATCCTTCTTCTCATCAATCCAAAGCTATACAGGCCAGGTATACGTTGTTATGCACTCTATGTGTGCATGCTGGTGGGCATGTTTGGCCTCATGGGTGCCTATGCTGCTGGAAGCTCCCGGCATCTCAAAACCTCCATCATTTTGTTAACCTTGGTTGCCGCTGTATCAACATTCATAGCCTTGCTAGTAGCCATTTTCTGGTACATCTATAGATACAGaaaaaaagcagcagcagcagtggagGCGGCAGTAACAATGGCAACAACAGCATCGGCGGCAATAACAACAGCAGCGGCGGCAGCAACAAGAGCAGCGGAGGCAGCAACAACAGAAACAACAACCACAACAGCAATAATAGCAGCAAGAttgacagcaggggcaacaacAACATCAACGGTAGCACCAACAACAGAAACAACAACCACAACAGCAATAATAGCAGCAAGATTGATAGCAGGGGCAACAacaacatcaactgtagcaccaACAACAGAAACAACAACCACAGCAGCAAGATTGACAGCAGCGGCAACAACAACGACACCACAAGCAGCACAAACAACAGCAAcaagcagcaacagcagcagcagtaaAGAGAAAGAGAGACTTGAATACTTGATGTTACTAGGGATCCTTGGCGCAAGTATGACATACCAGACTGGCCTAAAGCCACCAGGCGGCCTATGGCAGGACAACATGAATGGGCACTATGCTGGCAACCCCATCCTCCACGACACCAACAAGCACCGGTATAATGCTTTCTTTTATGGCAACTCCACTTCATTCATGGCGTCGATCGTGGTGGTCGTCATGCTGCTCCCATTGACATTCCATGAACACGATCTGTCACTCTGGCCGATGCATTCAGCCATTTTGCTGGACATGCTTAGCCTCCTAGTTGCCTACGCAGCAGGCAGTACTAGGGAGTGGGAAACCTCCAGAAACGTCATGTTACTCGTCATCCCTGTGTTGCTCTACATTGCGGTCTATGTAACAGCTTCGGTCTTCTACAACAGGGAAGGCCCTGTGGAACCGCCAACCCAGACTCCGGCCTCCACTGCTAGAGTGACTGCCACACCACATCAGGAAGCCAACTGA
- the LOC109733768 gene encoding uncharacterized protein — protein sequence MTSMATNNLQTGDASPTEQDPANGSGKPPQKPCADSKLYEFKEQLLLLSTLVATVTYVAGLNLPGGYWEQDDPGGHMAGDPILQDTHYRRYLIFYYCNATALAASLVVSLILIILKRKDHVWTVVLRVVMVLDLLGLMGAYGAGSCRDAFTTIYAGVTFFLLVLIIIAVFFYVSVNGGGGDNSSSKNNTSSHPVSVSIPIYDPKSNPDSNSIPISVSKSNPDSNLNLETKKEEKEKINVLMLLATFVVTITYVAGLNPPGGFWSSTQDRHRLSDPVLQARGRYRGFFVCNTTSFAVSLLIIVLLLERKLLKDKLSQNFTVRFMAPYVWIAVTMLGLMGAYAAGGCREADNTTLVLAVPVGVCLLLWFITYRNGWEQLTTKLHDVSTNFKVLFGIPKGTCEGAKEAHQQNTRYLVMLLATLVVTITYQAGLDPPGGLWLDNQDGHKMSHPVLQMTHPTRYRVFFYSNSAAFVTSLVVIMMLQSKFLLNRHTLEATLVLDLFGLVTAYGAGSTRDVNASFYIIALAGIVLVYVIVHITITDHAPEPEDGAAVLKDLDDKRKVLLLVAILAATLTYQAGLTPPGGFWLADDQGLDRHAGFPVLFNNYPRRYNAFFYCNATSFMASITLILLLVNPKLYRPGIRCYALYVCMLVGMFGLMGAYAAGSARQLKTSIYVLTLVGMVLAFIAFLVFIFWFIIKSEASSKDGQDEAVHSNTDKNIISSSSTTTSINTSVVDAATTTTTIITTTITTTTTSNNINSSSNNNDNQSNSNNTTSSSKDKNEKEKEKETVEYFMLLGILAASMTYQIGLKPPGGLWQDNDNGHSAGNPVLHDINKHRYDVFFYSNSTSFMASIVVIVLLLPWTTSHKRKPPLWLMHMAILLDMLSLLVAYAAGSTRKWETSRNVIFIIIPVLLYIAIYAAASVLFPKEGRTFWTCLTSWWHTWQEISKKPTQLLPQERPV from the exons ATGACTTCCATGGCCACGAACAACCTTCAAACTGGAGATGCATCACCAACCGAGCAGGACCCTGCAAATGGCAGCGGCAAGCCTCCCCAAAAGCCTTGTGCAGACTCAAAGCTGTATGAGTTCAAGGAGCAACTCCTGCTGCTGTCGACTCTGGTGGCAACGGTGACGTATGTCGCCGGTCTGAACCTGCCGGGCGGGTACTGGGAGCAGGATGACCCCGGAGGGCACATGGCCGGCGATCCGATCCTACAGGATACCCATTACCGCCGGTACCTCATCTTCTACTACTGCAACGCCACAGCACTCGCCGCGTCGCTCGTGGTCTCACTCATCCTCATCATCCTGAAGAGGAAGGACCATGTCTGGACAGTGGTGCTGCGGGTGGTGATGGTTTTGGACCTGCTCGGCCTCATGGGCGCCTACGGTGCAGGGAGCTGCCGGGATGCGTTCACAACGATCTACGCGGGGGTAACCTTCTTCCTTTTGGTATTGATCATCATTGCTGTTTTCTTCTACGTCTCGGTCAATGGTGGTGGTGGGGATAACTCCAGCTCCAAAAACAATACCAGCTCGCATCCTGTCTCAGTCTCCATCCCCATATACGATCCTAAATCGAACCCTGACTCCAACTCCATCCCCATCTCCGTTTCCAAATCAAATCCTGACTCCAACTTGAACTTGGAAACCAAGAAAGAAGAGAAGGAGAAGATCAATGTGTTGATGTTACTCGCAACCTTTGTCGTCACCATCACGTACGTAGCTGGGTTGAACCCACCCGGTGGCTTCTGGAGCAGCACCCAAGACAGACACCGTTTGAGCGACCCGGTGTTACAAGCCCGTGGTCGGTACCGTGGCTTCTTTGTTTGCAACACCACTTCGTTCGCCGTGTCCCTGCTCATCATCGTGTTGCTCTTGGAGAGGAAGCTACTGAAGGACAAGCTAAGCCAGAACTTCACGGTGCGATTCATGGCGCCATACGTGTGGATCGCCGTCACAATGTTGGGCCTTATGGGGGCCTATGCTGCTGGGGGCTGCAGGGAGGCTGACAATACCACTCTTGTCCTTGCGGTCCCTGTCGGCGTATGCCTACTGCTGTGGTTTATTACTTACAGAAATGGTTGGGAACAGCTCACGACCAAGCTTCATGATGTTTCGACAAATTTCAAGGTGCTGTTCGGCATTCCTAAAG GCACCTGCGAAGGCGCGAAGGAAGCACATCAGCAAAATACCCGCTATCTTGTTATGCTCCTAGCTACTCTTGTTGTGACCATCACATACCAAGCCGGCCTAGATCCACCCGGAGGCCTTTGGCTAGACAACCAGGATGGGCACAAGATGAGCCACCCAGTGCTCCAAATGACACATCCTACTCGATACAGAGTGTTCTTCTATAGCAACTCGGCAGCTTTTGTAACATCTTTGGTCGTCATCATGATGCTCCAGAGCAAATTTCTTCTCAATCGGCACACATTGGAAGCAACCCTGGTGCTGGACCTATTTGGCCTCGTTACTGCATATGGTGCTGGGAGCACTAGGGACGTAAACGCATCCTTCTACATCATCGCCTTGGCAGGCATTGTCCTTGTCTATGTCATCGTCCATATCACCATAACAGATCATGCCCCTGAGCCAGAGGATGGTGCTGCTGTACTGAAGGATCTCGATGACAAGCGCAAGGTGCTACTGTTGGTTGCAATCTTGGCCGCTACCCTCACGTACCAAGCTGGTCTCACCCCACCTGGTGGCTTTTGGTTAGCGGATGACCAAGGGCTCGATCGGCATGCAGGTTTCCCTGTCCTCTTCAACAATTACCCTCGCCGTTACAATGCATTCTTCTACTGCAATGCGACGAGCTTCATGGCGTCTATAACCCTCATTCTTCTCCTAGTCAATCCGAAGCTATACAGGCCAGGTATACGTTGTTATGCGCTCTATGTGTGCATGTTGGTGGGAATGTTTGGCCTGATGGGTGCCTATGCTGCTGGAAGCGCTCGACAACTGAAGACCTCCATCTATGTATTAACCTTGGTTGGTATGGTTTTAGCCTTTATAGCCTTTCTAGTTTTCATTTTCTGGTTCATCATCAAGTCTGAAGCCAGCAGTAAAGATGGGCAAGATGAAGCAGTTCATAGTAATACCGACAAAAAcatcatcagcagcagcagtacTACCACCAGCATCAACACCAGTGTTGTCgacgctgccaccaccaccaccaccatcatcaccaccaccattaccACTACCACCACTAGCAACAacatcaacagcagcagcaacaacaatgACAATCAAAGCAATAGCAACAACACCACCAGCAGCAGCAAGGACAAGAATgagaaagagaaagagaaagaAACGGTTGAATACTTCATGTTGTTGGGAATCCTGGCTGCGAGTATGACATACCAGATAGGCCTAAAACCACCGGGAGGCCTGTGGCAAGACAACGACAATGGACACTCTGCTGGCAACCCCGTCCTCCACGACATCAACAAGCATCGGTACGACGTTTTCTTCTACAGCAACTCCACTTCCTTCATGGCCTCAATTGTTGTCATTGTCCTGCTCCTTCCATGGACGACGAGCCACAAACGGAAACCGCCGCTCTGGCTAATGCATATGGCTATTTTGCTGGACATGCTTAGTCTCCTAGTGGCATACGCAGCAGGCAGTACTAGGAAGTGGGAAACATCCAGAAACGTCATATTCATCATCATCCCCGTCTTGTTATACATTGCGATCTACGCAGCTGCGTCAGTCCTCTTCCCAAAGGAGGGCCGGACTTTCTGGACATGCTTGACCTCCTGGTGGCATACGTGGCAGGAAATCAGTAAGAAGCCTACACAGCTTCTTCCCCAGGAAAGACCGGTGTGA
- the LOC109733736 gene encoding uncharacterized protein, with amino-acid sequence MAIEEVEQQPQKQGQGNEDEDSKLYEFKEQLLLLSTLVATVTYVAGLNLPGGSWEQDDPGGHMAGDPILLATHYRRYLAFYYCNATALATSLVVSIILVILPKHIMTQKSKHCTVVLQMVMVLDLLGLMGAYGAGSCRDAFTTIYAVAAFSFSVLVIISVFLSSFTKDNRDGAVSGSNSNGGVNKVNSKSFRNLVKLTKEIGVVMFIKKLVKVKDRGEKEMVKDRGEKEMVKDRGEKEMVKDRDEKEMVDVLMLLATFAVTITYVAGLSPPGGFWTSTQDGHRLSDPVLQARNRYRVFFICNTTSFAMSLLIIVLLLEKKLLGKKKLRLLALCGLIVVALLGLMGAYAAGSCREASKTVLVLAVPVGVCLLLALVFSWGSLADQLDSVLTRFRELVKVPSGTCTGTNVDLHEQNTRDLVMLLATLVVTITYQAGLDPPGGLWLDDGDGHNIGHPVLQTTHPTRYRVFFYSNSAAFVTSLVVIMMLQSKFLLNRHTLEATLVLDLFGLITAYGAGSTREVTQSIYIVALAGIVLVYVIVHITIRDHDPEPVGDHAVKHLDDKRKVLLLVAILAATLTYQAGLTPPGGFWLADDRELGRRAGFPILLDNYTRRYNTFFYCNAASFMASVTLILLLVNPKLYRPGIRCRALYVCMLVGMFGLMGAYAAGSSRNLKTSVYVLILVGAVLAFIASLLAIFLLVPYLKSQGCRVFCFVPFGQSQKGTEMQVEAGHSSSKSHEGTDEQLEAGHSSRKSHEGTDEQLEAGHSSRKSHEGTDEQLEAGHSSNKSHEVTDGKVEAAHSSGDKNSSEKKEKLQYLMLLGILAASMTYQTGLKPPGGLWQDNNDGHYAGNPILRDINKDRYNAFFYSNSASFMASIVVVVMLLPLTLFPEKYTTKSSKKDTKSTGEDTKSLDKITKPAKKDPKLTEKDKESPKKDTWPLWPMHTAILLDMMGLLVAYAAGSTRKWETSRNIMVLIVPLLAYIGLYAALSVFRHREEPTVPQPAVQPLNHCKTCRRNCGCVNL; translated from the exons ATGGCCATCGAGGAGGTAGAGCAGCAGCCGCAGAAGCAGGGCCAGGGCAATGAAGACGAAGACTCAAAGCTGTACGAGTTCAAGGAGCAGCTCCTGCTCCTGTCGACTTTGGTGGCGACGGTGACGTACGTCGCCGGGCTGAACCTGCCCGGGGGATCCTGGGAGCAGGATGACCCGGGAGGGCACATGGCTGGGGATCCGATCCTACTGGCTACCCACTACCGCCGGTACCTTGCCTTCTACTACTGCAACGCCACTGCACTCGCCACGTCTCTCGTGGTCTCCATCATCCTTGTCATCCTGCCGAAGCACATCATGACGCAGAAGAGCAAACACTGTACCGTGGTGCTGCAGATGGTCATGGTGCTCGACCTACTAGGCCTCATGGGCGCCTATGGTGCCGGGAGCTGCCGGGATGCATTTACAACCATCTATGCGGTGGCCGCCTTCTCCTTTTCGGTATTGGTCATCATCTCTGTTTTCCTTTCCTCTTTCACCAAGGACAATAGGGATGGTGCCGTCAGTGGCTCGAATTCCAATGGTGGTGTTAACAAGGTCAACTCCAAGTCCTTCCGTAACTtggtgaagctaaccaaggagatcGGTGTGGTGATGTTTATCAAAAAGCTGGTCAAGGTCAAGGACCGAGGTGAGAAGGAGATGGTCAAGGACCGAGGTGAGAAGGAGATGGTCAAGGACCGAGGTGAGAAGGAGATGGTCAAGGACCGAGATGAGAAGGAGATGGTCGATGTGTTGATGTTACTAGCAACCTTTGCAGTCACAATCACATACGTCGCCGGGCTGAGCCCGCCTGGTGGGTTCTGGACCAGCACCCAGGACGGCCATCGTTTGAGCGACCCGGTGTTACAGGCCCGTAACCGGTACCGTGTCTTCTTCATTTGCAACACCACTTCATTCGCCATGTCCCTGCTCATCATTGTGTTGCTCCTGGAGAAGAAGCTGCTCGGGAAGAAGAAGTTGAGGCTTTTGGCGCTCTGCGGGTTGATTGTTGTCGCCCTGCTGGGCCTCATGGGGGCCTATGCTGCTGGGAGCTGCAGAGAGGCTAGCAAAACTGTCTTGGTCCTTGCTGTTCCTGTTGGCGTATGCCTGCTTCTGGCGCTTGTTTTCAGTTGGGGATCACTGGCGGATCAGCTTGATTCTGTCTTAACACGGTTCAGGGAACTGGTCAAGGTTCCTTCAG GTACATGTACAGGCACGAATGTTGACCTACATGAACAGAACACTCGCGATCTTGTTATGCTCCTTGCTACTCTTGTGGTGACCATCACTTACCAAGCAGGACTAGATCCACCTGGCGGCCTTTGGCTAGATGACGGAGATGGTCATAATATCGGTCACCCGGTGCTCCAAACGACACATCCTACTAGGTACAGAGTGTTCTTCTATAGTAACTCGGCAGCTTTCGTCACATCCTTGGTCGTCATCATGATGCTCCAGAGCAAGTTTCTGCTCAACCGGCACACACTAGAAGCAACCCTGGTGCTCGACCTATTCGGCCTCATCACTGCCTATGGCGCCGGGAGCACTAGGGAGGTAACCCAATCCATCTACATCGTCGCCTTGGCAGGAATTGTCCTAGTCTATGTCATCGTCCATATCACCATTAGAGATCATGACCCTGAGCCAGTGGGTGATCATGCAGTAAAGCATCTCGATGACAAGCGCAAGGTACTGTTGCTGGTCGCTATCTTGGCCGCCACCCTCACATACCAAGCTGGCCTCACCCCGCCAGGTGGCTTCTGGTTAGCAGATGACCGAGAGCTCGGTCGCCGTGCGGGTTTCCCAATCCTCCTTGACAATTACACTCGCCGTTACAACACATTCTTCTACTGCAACGCGGCGAGCTTCATGGCGTCTGTAACCCTCATCCTTCTTCTTGTCAATCCAAAGCTATACAGGCCAGGCATACGCTGCCGTGCCCTCTATGTGTGCATGCTGGTGGGCATGTTTGGCCTCATGGGTGCCTACGCTGCTGGAAGCTCCCGGAATCTCAAGACCTCCGTCTATGTATTGATCTTGGTTGGTGCAGTGCTAGCCTTCATAGCCTCGCTGCTAGCCATTTTCTTGTTGGTGCCTTATCTCAAATCCCAAGGATGTAGAGTTTTCTGCTTCGTCCCTTTTGGCCAATCTCAAAAAGGTACAGAAATGCAAGTTGAAGCAGGTCATAGCAGCAGCAAATCCCATGAAGGTACAGATGAGCAACTTGAAGCAGGTCATAGCAGCAGAAAATCCCATGAAGGTACAGATGAGCAACTTGAAGCAGGTCATAGCAGCAGAAAATCCCATGAAGGTACAGATGAGCAACTTGAAGCAGGTCATAGCAGCAACAAATCCCATGAAGTTACAGATGGGAAAGTTGAAGCAGCTCATAGCAGCGGCGACAAAAATAGCAgcgaaaagaaagaaaaacttcAATACTTGATGCTGCTAGGGATCCTGGCTGCAAGTATGACATACCAGACTGGCCTAAAACCACCGGGTGGCCTATGGCAGGACAACAATGATGGGCACTATGCTGGCAACCCCATTCTCCGTGACATCAACAAGGACAGGTACAATGCTTTCTTCTACAGCAACTCCGCCTCCTTCATGGCCTCAATTGTGGTCGTCGTCATGCTGCTTCCATTGACATTGTTCCCTGAGAAATACACAACAAAGTCATCCAAGAAAGACACAAAGTCAACCGGCGAGGACACAAAGTCGCTCGACAAAATCACGAAGCCGGCCAAGAAAGACCCGAAGCTGACCGAGAAAGACAAGGAGTCGCCCAAGAAAGACACATGGCCACTCTGGCCGATGCATACTGCCATTTTGCTGGACATGATGGGCCTCCTGGTGGCATACGCAGCAGGCAGTACTAGGAAATGGGAAACATCCAGGAACATCATGGTCCTCATCGTTCCTTTGTTGGCCTACATTGGGCTCTACGCAGCACTGTCAGTCTTCCGCCATAGAGAAGAGCCCACAGTCCCCCAACCTGCGGTGCAGCCGTTGAATCATTGCAAGACGTGTAGGAGGAACTGCGGGTGTGTAAATTTGTAA